The region TCTTTGCAGCCGCCTCCTTCTTTACTACGCTCTTGATAACCCCAACAGCTACGGTCTGCTTCATGTCACGCACAGCAAAGCGCCctggaagaaaagacaaaatggaggaaataaTAACAGTGTTCAAAGATGCCTCACTTAGGCTCAGTATCCACAGTAAGGATAGGGACCAAAAGTGAGGAAATCTTTTAAGATGCTCTTAAGAAACTTTTttaggcctctgtcaccccactgggtcatggtttcctctcctctcctctcctctcctttcctctcctttcctcctcctcatcaagcagactagttatgatgattcttGTGTaatttttctgctcccccccccccttctgtattcatttacaggtatcgccaccttcggagctacatgatgacctccggccccactgacccgctgtataaatagtgtatttttgtatgtgtttctgtgctctgtgcccgtcctctcctctcctctcctctcctctcctctctctcctctcctctcctctcctctcctctcctctcctctcctctcctctcctctctctcctctcctctctcctctcctctcctacctattctatcctctacctgtcctcccccttctcctctccctctacccagcccccccccccatcagcaggaggatccccctacatgagcctggtcctgctcaaggtttcttcctgttaaaggggagtttttccttgccactgctgcttgtctggggttaggccctgggattctggaaagcgccttgaaacaattttgattgtataagatgctatataaataaagattgatttgattgatttgatttgattttcaaaATACAACCATGAAATGGAGTGAGCAAAGAAGATGGATATACAAACCTAGCGGTGGATAGTCGGAAAAACTCTCAACACACATTGGTTTTGAAGGAATTAACTCAACAATAGAGGCCTCTCCACTCTTCAGATACTTGGGGTGGTCCTCAAGCTTCTTTCCAGAACGACGGTCGATCTTCTCAATGAGCTCATTGAACTTGCAGGCAATGTGAGCTGTGTGGCAATCCAGCACAGGGGAATATCCAGCACTGATCTGGCCAGGGTGGTTCAGGATGATGACCTGGAACAAAAAAGTTTGTTGTAGGACATTGCAATTATCTATTTGAATAGGCACCGTTAGGAACAAAGTGGTAAACAAGTGAAATGGAGATTCCATTTTCCTGTCACCTCTATGCAGACTCAAGGTGACTTCAGAGCGCCATTAAACCAGCTATATCAGAGCACAGAGGTTAATTTTTATACAATGAGGTGAGAGGTTGTCTATATTGATTCTACATTAATGCATCATTAATCAAAGAATTTGACAATGGTATTTCAAATATGGGGCTAAAACTGAAGGTCAAAAGAGCCCTTCAGTTTCTGGATGTGAAGTTTAACCAAACTTATCGACAGAGTGCTGTGGGCCCTTCACGTTAGCGGCTTCGATGACCTGGTGAAATGATCATGTTTTCTTGTCAAAGATAATGTTCAGGCCATTTCCATTGCACACAAGTATACTATGGAtattttctgttgcttttgccACATGGGTTGTTCCTGCTGTTATCAGCCAACATCTTGGGCTCATTGTGGCCCTTCATTCCAGGACATTTGGCCATGTCATAGCTTAATCCTGATAATGCTGATATTTTATTGAAACTGCTTATTATGTAACTGCAAATCTGACAAGAGAAATCTATGGAAAACTGTAGCAATTTTAAGTGTTAAGGTGTTAGAGTTGACTGGGCAAGTACTCAAACATAATAACAGGTACCTCTTACCATCAAGTGAGTAGTTAAAGATCTTGTAAGAATCAGGGTATTTTTTGTACTTAAGCTAACAAAAATGGGTTTTACTACTTGGCTATAATTAAACATTGTAAACTTGGCACAATTTTGCAGTTATTAAAAATCTAAACCTTAACAGTGCCAGAAATAAAAGGGGCAGTTTACCCTCAGTAGACAGAATCATTTTTTCTCAATCTTTACTCCCTTTCAATACACACCTGGGCAGTGAAGCGTTCAGTTCCTTGTGGGGGATCATTTTTGCTGTCACCAGCCACATATCCTCTGCGCACCTCCTTTACTGACACATTCTTCACATTGAAGCCGACGTTGTCACCAGGTAAAGCTTCAGAAAGGGCCTCATGGTGCATCTCCACAGATTTCACCTCAGTGCTCAGGTTGGCCGGGGCAAAGGTGACGACTACCCCAGGCTTCAGAATGCCAGTCTCAACACGACCAACTGGGACCGTTCCAATGCCTAACAGAACAAAAGGCCAAATATTTAGTTTTGttcatgataaaaaaaaatttaattaaatttttaTTGGTATACACAAGTACAGTACCAACAACGGGTAGATGAACACAGTTACAGAGATCATCAGGCTGAAGTGTGAGATTTTGTAtacacttgttttgtttttgggtaATGTATTTAGATATTTAAAGTACTGATTAGAATTAGGAACAGATTAGGAATTTATTTGAACAAATGACACTCCCTACCTCCAATTTTGTAGACATCCTGGAGGGGCAGACGCAGGGGCTTGTCAGTGGGGCGGGCAGGTGGCAGGATGGAATCCAGAGCTTCGAAAAGTGTCTTTCCACTAGCATTGCCCTCCTTGCGCTCAACCTTCCATCCGTTGAACCAGCCCATCTACAAGAAAAAGAACACATCAATCCACATTTCCAATTACCGGTATTTACACTGGATACATTAAACAGTAAacagcctgcctgcctgcctcaccTTCTCACTAGGCTCCAGCATGTTGTCTCCGTGCCATCCAGAGATGGGGACAAAGGCAACTGCTGCAGGGTTGTAGCCAATCTTCTTGATAAAGCTGCTCACTTCCTTGGTGATTTCATTGAAACGGGCCTCGCTGTATGGGGGCTCTGTGGAGTCCATCTTGTTGACACCAATAATAAGCTGCTTCACACCCAGAGTGTATGCCAGCAGGGCGTGCTCACGGGTCTGACCGTTCTTGGAGATGCCGGCCTCAAACTCACCGACACCAGCGGCAACGATGAGCACGGCACAATCAGCCtaaatgaaaaatatatatttttattccaTGGATCTATGTTTAAGCTGTTGTATTTAATTTTCATGGCTCCAAAACCTTCAACAAACTTTATATTTAACCACATTTAATTGAATGATATTTTCAAAGAAGAGTAGCAAACGAAAATCAGAgtttgagaaaagaaaagagtttgtttaaaaaatctgTAGAGTATCTCCTGAAGCTAAGTACAAatctaaaaataataaatcagtatAGATAACACAACATCAAGCTTTTACCTGAGAGGTACCAGTGATCATGTTCTTGATGAAGTCCCTGTGTCCAGGAGCATCAATGACAGTCACATAAAATTTTTTGGTCTCAAACTTCCAGAGAGCAATGTCAATGGTGATACCACGCTCACGCTCAGCCTTCAGTTTGTCCAAGACCCAGGCATACTTGAATGAGCCCTTGCCCATCTGTAAAGACATTAAGTAAATAATGTGGACatgatttcattattttggtTACTTGGGTGGTAGCGTCAGTTATATAATTGCAGTCGTTCCGTTCAACCACTAGGTGACGCCAGTCATGAGAGGAAACGCGGATGTGGTCACGTCAGTCACTCCTAGCTCACGCGTGTGCGCCACGTAGTTGACTCGTCGATTCAAATGCCGAGTACAAATTGCCATTTTAACACTACGCTTCCCATTTCCCTTTCACCAACCTCCGCGGCTTCCTTCTCGAACTTCTCGATGGCTCTCTTGTCGATTCCGCCGCACTTGTAGATCAGGTGTCCGGTGGTGGTGGACTTGCCAGAGTCGACGTGGCCAATGACCACGATGTTAATG is a window of Takifugu flavidus isolate HTHZ2018 chromosome 21, ASM371156v2, whole genome shotgun sequence DNA encoding:
- the LOC130517816 gene encoding elongation factor 1-alpha-like translates to MGKEKIHINIVVIGHVDSGKSTTTGHLIYKCGGIDKRAIEKFEKEAAEMGKGSFKYAWVLDKLKAERERGITIDIALWKFETKKFYVTVIDAPGHRDFIKNMITGTSQADCAVLIVAAGVGEFEAGISKNGQTREHALLAYTLGVKQLIIGVNKMDSTEPPYSEARFNEITKEVSSFIKKIGYNPAAVAFVPISGWHGDNMLEPSEKMGWFNGWKVERKEGNASGKTLFEALDSILPPARPTDKPLRLPLQDVYKIGGIGTVPVGRVETGILKPGVVVTFAPANLSTEVKSVEMHHEALSEALPGDNVGFNVKNVSVKEVRRGYVAGDSKNDPPQGTERFTAQVIILNHPGQISAGYSPVLDCHTAHIACKFNELIEKIDRRSGKKLEDHPKYLKSGEASIVELIPSKPMCVESFSDYPPLGRFAVRDMKQTVAVGVIKSVVKKEAAAKTTKSAQKAGKKA